The DNA segment TTTTTCAAAGTATTGGTAGGGCAAAAAATATAATAAATGACCTGCAAAGCAAGCAACCTAATTTGTTTTCTGAAAAAAGTCATGGTGTTATTCAACCAATGACTCCAGATTTTCATATGTTAAATGAACAAGAAGAAATAAGTCAGAATAACCAACTTTCAAAATCATGGTAAAGTATATTATTTTCTTTTATGATTTAAATAATATCTTTTAGTAAGTATTGCTCAAATATTAATCTAAAATATAGTTAACTATGCTGATTTGTAAGCAAAATTTAAATTCATTTATGTTAAACATCAAATTTATAATTACAAAATAATATAATACATATATATTATTTTATATGCTTTGTTAATTAAATAATCTAATTTTTATATCAAATATTTATCTAAATACTTGAGATTTATTTCTAATTAACTTACTATGCCTGCGTTTATCAACTAATGAGATTTTTATTATTATGAAAATACTTTCTTATCGATTTATCATATTATGTTTCTTGTTTTTATCATTTAATGCGCTCTATGCATCAGATGACAGTAAGTCAGAAAATGATCAAACTACGACACAAGATGTAGAACAAAAAAATAAATCAGTCACTAATACTTCAGAAAAAGCAAAATCAACGCCGACAACTAAAGATGCTGTTAAAGGTGATCAGCCAGCTACTAAAAAGGATAAGGATAGTAAAGCAAAAAAATCAAAAGACTATAAGTTTTTACAGTTTAATCTAATGCGTAGTCAAGATGCACGTCTACCTTATCATGCTGAAGATACTACTTATTTAGAAATGGAGTTTGGTGGTCGTTCAGGCTTTGTTGATTTATATGGTTATTTAGATGTCTTTGATATTTTTAATGATAGCTCAGATGACCGTCATGGCGGTGATAATTTATTTTTTAAAATTCAACCACGTTTTTCATTAAATGATATTTTAAATAAAGATTTAAGCGTTGGTCCAATTAAAGAATGGTATATCTCAACGTTAGCTGAGGTGGGTGATCGAGAACTGTTTAATATGTATATCGGTCCAGGTGTCGATGTCATGGTGCCTTGGTTTGGTAAAGTAGGTGTCAACTTATATGCACGCTATGTAAGAGAGAATTATGGCGCACCAAATGAAAATACTTGGGATGGTTATAAATTATCTATCAATTGGTTTAAACCATTTTATACATTTAAAAATGGTAGTTTTATATCTTATCAAGGCTACTTTGATTATGGCTTTGGTATGGATACTTATGATGATACTCGATCAAGCTATTCAATCGAATGGTTTAATGGGTTTTATTGGCATTATCAGTCATTTGCACTTGGTTATGGTTTAAAATATTTTGGTAATATGACAGGTATTAAAAATGGTAGTTCAATACCTGGTGGTGGTACTCAGGATACAACCGGATGGGGGCAGTACTTTGATATTACTTATGTATTTGCCTA comes from the bacterium SCSIO 12844 genome and includes:
- a CDS encoding outer membrane protein OmpK produces the protein MKILSYRFIILCFLFLSFNALYASDDSKSENDQTTTQDVEQKNKSVTNTSEKAKSTPTTKDAVKGDQPATKKDKDSKAKKSKDYKFLQFNLMRSQDARLPYHAEDTTYLEMEFGGRSGFVDLYGYLDVFDIFNDSSDDRHGGDNLFFKIQPRFSLNDILNKDLSVGPIKEWYISTLAEVGDRELFNMYIGPGVDVMVPWFGKVGVNLYARYVRENYGAPNENTWDGYKLSINWFKPFYTFKNGSFISYQGYFDYGFGMDTYDDTRSSYSIEWFNGFYWHYQSFALGYGLKYFGNMTGIKNGSSIPGGGTQDTTGWGQYFDITYVFA